A stretch of the Arvicola amphibius chromosome 8, mArvAmp1.2, whole genome shotgun sequence genome encodes the following:
- the Calhm6 gene encoding calcium homeostasis modulator protein 6 gives MEKLKAVLELQSKHSSALGYGLVTLLTVGGEKIFSQVVFKCPCNATWNLPYGLVFLLVPALALFLLGYALNTRTWRLLTGCCTLSTSSSSRSHSALTCLQISLAASLAPLTWVAVALLGGSFYECAVSGSVPMAKYLCRNLNGNCTTKLPKVPCNKQEAEMQDILNQLKAQSQVIGWILIAVIIIVLLVVTSIIRCCSPISYLHLKFWEIYSQKEEQILQTEATEHATQLAKENVKCFFECTNPKDCYTPSSKAWEKISALYTFNPKNQFYSLLHKYVNRKEMEMSDLLCSREGDTVVAALSFVDASGMAKTDGM, from the exons ATGGAGAAATTAAAGgcagtgctggaattgcagagCAAGCACAGCAGCGCCCTGGGCTACGGTTTGGTGACCCTGTTGACGGTGGGTGGGGAGAAAATCTTCTCCCAGGTGGTGTTCAAGTGTCCCTGCAACGCTACCTGGAACCTGCCCTATGGCCTGGTGTTCCTGTTGGTTCCAGCGCTCGCACTCTTTCTCTTGGGCTACGCGCTGAACACGCGCACCTGGCGCCTGCTGACCGGCTGCTGCACCCTGAGCACGAGTTCCAGCTCCAGGTCGCACAGCGCATTGACATGCTTGCAGATCAGCCTGGCCGCCTCGCTCGCGCCCCTCACCTGGGTGGCGGTGGCGCTGCTAGGGGGCTCCTTCTACGAGTGTGCTGTCAGCGGGAGCGTGCCCATGGCGAAGTATCTGTGCAGAAACCTCAACGGCAACTGCACTACCAAACTACCGAAGGTTCCTTGCaacaaacaggaggcagagatgcaggATATCCTGAATCAGCTCAAGGCTCAGTCTCAG GTGATAGGCTGGATTCTAATAGCGGTCATCATCATTGTACTTCTGGTTGTGACGTCTATCATTCGATGCTGTTCTCCAATTAGTTATCTGCACCTAAAATTCTGGGAAATATATTCTCAGAAGGAAGAGCAGATTCTTCAAACTGAAGCTACAGAGCATGCGACCCAGTTGGCAAAAGAGAATGTTAAGTGTTTCTTTGAATGCACAAATCCGAAGGATTGCTACACCCCAAGCAGTAAAGCCTGGGAGAAAATCTCTGCgctgtacacttttaatcccaagaACCAGTTCTACAGCCTGCTGCACAAGTACGTTAATAGAAAGGAGATGGAGATGAGTGACCTTCTCTGCTCTAGGGAAGGAGATACAGTGGTCGCTGCCCTTAGCTTTGTAGATGCCTCTGGTATGGCCAAGACTGATGGGATGTGA